From the Hordeum vulgare subsp. vulgare chromosome 1H, MorexV3_pseudomolecules_assembly, whole genome shotgun sequence genome, the window gcggccgacctcaaccaccaatgttgtcgatctcaaaccacccgcctccgcggccgtacctctgcccgtttgctgcccccgtttcagcgctcgagcacagcttctggatcaagtcAACGCGACAGCTAGAGTGActcgggatgatgcgtctgctcgatgcagaacggcggcgacgcgatggagcgaagtacttgcaggtggaggcgggcctccatggctcacacggggaactccgaggttatggcgcggcaacggcgactccttatggccagatagaggcgcctaacccttgctcccctcgtcGTATCCCGTCCTCCgggaggaactcatcatctggtgagatcccctccccatgcctccaaccatgtaccaagcaccggcaagaaattttgttttgtgagatttgtttgctgatgaatgaatgtattgaatgtaagattgtattgttgtagagacagagaatggaacaccaccttcagtttgtcatctgatccacattctctaccctaggagtgaaataagataacactccattgatcaattcacatagcctctttgttttgctttgcttgtcccgctcaatttctcatcatggtggaattaacaatgaacgggttgatttctcaataaaataggataggactgactagattagttagttagtttattatttaataaatcaaaatgattataaaaagattaaaagcgtgtggtatttttttctaccgttgcaacgcacgagtccttttgctagtatatatcAAATCAATAAAGCTCCCTCgctatgcgaaacaaaaaaaaatatcacAGACTGGATAAACTTGCGATCAATCGGTTACCTGTCAAATCGGCTGAAAAAACTTGATTTAGAGTGGCGGGCCTAACGGTTGTATTCTaaattttaattgttattgaaaaTTTGCACATGTAGGCCAAGTTGAACACATCAGTTTCCGTATAAGTATCAGCCTAACAGTTTCCCTTTTTCATTACTTTTCaccaatgtttttttcagaagagGTCTAGATATATTTCTGTTTTGAATTCAGATCAACTTATCTCTTAACGAAATATGTGAACAGTCAAAGTTTTCATACAACCAGAAGACATCTAAATTTTAGATGTGCGGTGAAGAACCAACCGGAGTCATTCGTGCCTCTGCCTCAGTCAAGGCTCCTCTGCCATTGTGATGTCAGTTAACAAGTCACATTGACAGGGATATGAACTGACATGGAGATGCCGGTACCAATTTGCCACAAGCATCCAACGGTTGCTGCTGCGCAGAAGCTTCACATGAACATCTGCCAGGCCAGCTCCAGTCGCTCGTCTTGACCGTATTTTTGTCTCAAAATATATTTGTTGACCAGATTATCCCACCTGGTGCCCTATAAGTACCATGGCCACCCACGTCTCTCCAGCTCATCCCATCACCTTACATCCACAAGTTTGCACACAACACCACCCGAGTCTGAAACTCTGAGAAAGCTCATCGTCGCCAATTCACCATGGTTGTTCCGGTGATCGACTTCTCCAAGCTCGACGGCGCCGAGAGGGCGGAGACCATGGCGCAGATCGCCGACGGCTGCGAGAACTGGGGGTTCTTCCAGCTGGTGAACCACGGCATCCCGCTGGAGCTTCTTGACCGCGTCAAGAAGGTGTGCTCCGAGAGCTACCGCCTCCGCGAGGCGGCGTTCCGGTCGTCGAAGCCGGTGCAGACGCTGGAGAGGCTCGTGGAGGCGGAGCGGCGCGGCGAGGCGGTGGCGCCGGTGGACGACATGGACTGGGAGGACATCTTCTACCTCCACGACAACAACCAGTGGCCTTCCGATCCTCCGGCCTTCAAGGAGACCATGCGGGAGTACCGCTCCGAGCTCAAGAAGCTCGCGGAGCGggtcatggaggccatggacgagAACCTCGGGCTGGACAAGGGACGCATGAAGGCGGCCTTCACCGGCGACGGCCTCCACGCGCCATTCTTTGGCACTAAGGTCAGCCACTACCCGCCGTGCCCGCGCCCGGACCTCATCACCGGGCTCCGCGCCCACACCGACGCCGGCGGCGTCATCCTGCTGTTCCAGGATGACAAGGTCGGGGGCCTTGAGGTGCTCAAGGATGGCCAGTGGCTGGACGTGCAGCCGCTCGCCGACGCCATCGTGCTCAACACCGGCGACCAGGTGGAGGTGCTCAGCAACGGCCGCTACCGCAGCGCTTGGCACCGCGTCCTGCCCATGCGCAACGGCAACCGCCGCTCCATCGCCTCCTTCTACAACCCGGCGTTCGAGGCAGCCATCTCGCCGGCGGTGGGCGAAGCCGGCGCCGCCGAGTACCCGGACTACGTGTTCGGGGATTACATGGACGTGTACAACAAGCAGAAGTTCGAGGCCAAGGAGCCAAGATTCGAGGCCGTCAAGGCGCCAAAGGCAGCTTAAGATGAATCAAGGAGATTGAAGAGACGTATTTATTTATTATTTGGATATATACAACCCTTGTACGGAGTATATTTGATCTAAATATATGGACCATCCCACTAGAAAAATTTCAGTGTTTAGTGAGATTGGGACTCCGGGAGTACATGTGCATCCATTCTTgggttcatcatattcatatatAAGTGCATTTTTGTGATAAATAGCGAAAAGATTTGTACTACTCACTACTTTTTGTGTATGGTAAATGCAATCCTTTGTGCGTGAGAATACATCCTTTTTGTTTGGATTATGGAGTTAGTCGCTAGATTTGTCGTCAAAAAATCAAAGGCAGCTTATAATTCAAACGATGGCTATCAAAGAAAAAATCCAGCTCGCTGCAGGGGCTGGCTGGCTCCGGTGGACGGCCCCGCTGCAGTGCTCCCTGGTGGTGGCGGGCCTGCTGACCCTGGCCAGATCCGCCCCTGGGGGCCGTCTGAAGATGGCAGGTGCCGCAGGCTCGTCGGTGTTTTGCAGGCGGTGAAGTTGGTGGCTCCTACGTGAGGGTGGCGTCGTTGTCGCGTAGGAGCTAGAAGGTGTGTGGGACAACAGGCTTGCAGATTGGTTGTGTTGCGTTGCCGGTTGCGTGGGATGCTCGGCGAGATGGTTCCGGACGAAAGCCTAGACGGCACGGCATCCGCGGACGTCGTTTTTcctccttgggggggggggggggggtcgttgTAGAGCCCTTCTTTGCCCAGCACCTTCGGACCATGGACATCGGGCGAAAGCCTAAGACTCCGAAGTGAGTCGGGTAACGGCGTCGTTCTTCCACGTCGCTCTATCCCCTTGGGGGCGTTGCCTTGAGGGTCACTGGCCTCTTTCGTGCTTTCCCGGAGCTGGACACACACGACATCGGGGTCGAAAAGTGCCCGACTCGCGGTGGTGGCTTCGGACGGAGTTGGTCTACTATTGAGTTTTGGTAGTCGGTCTCATCCGGCGTGTTCGAGGGGTTGCCGCGCCTCACTTTGTCGTCCTGGAGTCGGAGTTGCTGAGGCGGGGCCTTGCGACGAAGATGACGCGAGGCGGGTGGTCGGTTGTGGCGCTGGCTCGGCTCGGGCTCAGTGCTTTTCTCCTACAATGCTCGTCGACCGAGTCAGAGATGCCTAGTAGTTGGCGCGTGCGGTTGACTGTTTGGCAGTGGCCGGCGTGGGCCTTGACGTTTGCTTGCGGTGAGGGCTATATTGATGGTCGTCGATGATGGAGTCGGAGTCGCCCTTGGGTAGGTGTAATGGCGATGACACCGGGTTACAGCCTCAACGGTGTTCTCTCCTCGGCGATGTGTGTGCGTTCTTATGCGGGTTGCGAGGTCGCCCTGTGTGGATGTGTTGTAACGGTTTTCGTCCTGTTTTCCGTTAATCATTCGGgcaattctcttcttctttattaCCGAGATGAGGCAAAGCTTTtgcctccgtttcaaaaaaaaactaAGAAAAAAATTCTTTATTATATTTGGATATTGTGCGCTAATATCCAATTGGCGACTGTTTTGTCTTAATTTCTGTAAATACTTTTTTGAGGGAAAATTGTTTTGTCCTTAGGATCATGCATGTTGATGTCATCATATATCTATCCCAAAAAAATTATACCAGCTCAACCCCTATTCAATCCATCTTCACTATTAAATCTGCCGCGACGAGATTTTTGAAACTATATCTCATGTTGATGTGTTTCAAAACTAAACCACATGTTGATATGTTCCAACAAGATGCACAAGCTCATCCGACCAACCCACCCCCCCATGCGTCTCCCCC encodes:
- the LOC123407478 gene encoding 1-aminocyclopropane-1-carboxylate oxidase-like, yielding MVVPVIDFSKLDGAERAETMAQIADGCENWGFFQLVNHGIPLELLDRVKKVCSESYRLREAAFRSSKPVQTLERLVEAERRGEAVAPVDDMDWEDIFYLHDNNQWPSDPPAFKETMREYRSELKKLAERVMEAMDENLGLDKGRMKAAFTGDGLHAPFFGTKVSHYPPCPRPDLITGLRAHTDAGGVILLFQDDKVGGLEVLKDGQWLDVQPLADAIVLNTGDQVEVLSNGRYRSAWHRVLPMRNGNRRSIASFYNPAFEAAISPAVGEAGAAEYPDYVFGDYMDVYNKQKFEAKEPRFEAVKAPKAA